The following proteins are encoded in a genomic region of Micropterus dolomieu isolate WLL.071019.BEF.003 ecotype Adirondacks linkage group LG04, ASM2129224v1, whole genome shotgun sequence:
- the LOC123970455 gene encoding uncharacterized protein LOC123970455, translating into MDDALSVHAMSLAPSPPPGASPPVASQTSQPTTAPDLAAHLCTTDSPASAAAARPEDVAGRHHQTLRKSPSGPSHFTTVRLADPQPESPSQMQKEVAEHPLSCPGSSHTMCVLPVASRLMLPVSCTLMISSATDEVKNLTGSEGGSITLPDPVVELGFLSLGGKPIAMVTERKISILEEIYKDRLLLNNNTGLFTLSGLQRTDSGIYYIDSKKGRVFTSSYKLTVYESVPTPAVKVTSVSADSCTLLCLVEKAEETSLLWYKDEEIVNQSSSALSLPLTVHKQDFSSSYRCVAANPAENKTHAVHVATSCSGQNNTEINTRHHMMGIAISIVATVIIILVACNIKWKYFDKRRTRQAQDAVNRGSDVEYSDIQICEDRRSQGENVQEPSGNADHSNLKTIYYKLEAQRLVPIYTDTTDVYEI; encoded by the exons ATGGACGACGCTCTCTCCGTCCATGCGATGTCTCTGGCCCCATCTCCTCCACCTGGGGCCTCTCCACCTGTGGCTAGCCAAACTAGCCAACCCACCACCGCTCCTGATCTGGCTGCGCACCTCTGCACCACAGACTCTCCGGCCTCCGCAGCAGCAGCTCGTCCTGAAGATGTTGCAGGCCGTCATCATCAGACTCTCAGGAAGTCTCCCTCGGGGCCGAGCCACTTCACCACCGTCCGCCTGGCAGACCCCCAGCCGGAATCGCCGTCCCAAATGCAGAAAGAGGTGGCGGAGCATCCGCTATCATGTCCTGGCAGCTCGCACAC GATGTGTGTACTACCAGTTGCTTCACGTTTGATGTTACCAGTTTCCTGTAcct TGATGATTTCATCTGCGACTGATGAAGTGAAGAACCTGACGGGCTCTGAGGGAGGATCCATCACTCTACCTGACCCTGTTGTGGAGTTGGGATTTCTTTCATTAGGAGGAAAGCCTATTGCTATGGTGACTGAGAGGAAAATCTCAATATTGGAGGAGATTTATAAGGACAGACTTCTCTTGAACAACAACACTGGACTCTTTACACTCTCGGGCCTGCAGAGGACTGACTCTGGGATTTATTATATTGACTCTAAAAAGGGAAGAGTCTTCACTAGCTCTTATAAACTCACTGTGTATG AGTCTGTCCCGACTCCTGCAGTGAAGGTAACAAGTGTGAGCGCTGACAGCTGCACCTTACTGTGTTTAGTGGAGAAAGCCGAAGAGACGTCACTGTTGTGGTACAAAGACGAGGAAATAGTGAACCAGAGCAGCTCTgcgctctctctgcctctcacaGTACACAAGCAGGACTTCAGCTCCTCTTACAGATGTGTGGCAGCCAACCCTGCTGAAAATAAGACTCATGCAGTCCATGTTGCCACATCCTGCAGTGGACAAAACAACACGGAGATAAACACAAGACATC ataTGATGGGAATTGCAATCTCAATAGTGGCTACTGTAATTATTATACTTGTTGCCTGTAACATCAAGTGGAAATATTTTGACAAGAGGAGAACCAGACAAGCACAAG ATGCAGTGAACAGAGGATCAGATGTAGAGTACAGTGATATACAAATATGTGAAGACCGACGCAGTCAG GGAGAAAATGTACAAGAACCATCAGGAAATGctgatcactccaatctgaaaaCAATCTATTATAAGCTGGAGGCTCAACGCTTGGTGCCGATTTATACAGACACTACGGATGTTTATGAAATATAA
- the LOC123969960 gene encoding uncharacterized protein LOC123969960, producing MVMQQLCTLEHLMNSGFGRPFPRHGLQLLFWFANHCVTWELINCVVIMKLVSDCQPENGVYGFHRFGNIEELLPVLDRPRKSKSKRKLAYFEVGNLNTETYPASANLPTYVRENYGLYGNCSNYNIDRIIISYQVRTRVVEMVYVTEHDGAAFGRFSPDRTYEISSELIQTLQSLQLDLDTFLTHIGYWGDLQVVQSNHIEEIHHPEPSAQQMFNMVQTYSGCTARTEQRNDLRFFSEAFNQQLDVNMEPFGYDQQVQYVFNVTSHNSGLVANYSEVQYKHMWPEARDLRPSYWLSGWKNPYRGFDEEPKKRNGGGGFSLFKILLSAGVLYLAAKCFGWLRNCCKVDLNENVLKMIPWRTPSYQQTHIMLDYVY from the exons ATGGTGATGCAGCAGCTCTGCACATTAGAGCACCTGATGAATTCAGGGTTTGGCCGCCCTTTCCCACGACACGGCCTTCAGCTCCTGTTTTGGTTTGCCAACCACTGTGTCACTTGGGAACTCATTAACTGTGTGGTCATTATGAAG CTGGTGTCAGATTGTCAACCAGAGAATGGCGTCTACGGCTTCCACCGGTTTGGTAATATTGAGGAACTTCTGCCTGTACTGGACAGGCCCAGGAAGAGCAAGAGTAAGAGAAAG cttGCATACTTTGAAGTTGGCAACCTGAACACAGAGACCTATCCAGCTTCTGCAAACCTCCCAACATATGTGAGGGAAAATTACGGACTGTATGGTAACTGTAGTAATTACAACATAGACCGCATCATCATCAGTTACCAGGTGAGAACCAGGGTGGTGGAGATGGTGTATGTCACCGAGCACGACGGAGCTGCCTTTGGGAGGTTCAGTCCTGACAGGACTTATGAAATCAGCTCTGAACTGATTCAAACCTTGCAGAGCCTGCAGCTAGATCTCGACACGTTTCTCACCCACATTGGCTACTGGGGAGACCTACAGGTGGTTCAGTCTAACCACATAGAAGAGATACACCACCCAGAACCTTCAGCCCAGCAAATGTTCAACATGGTGCAGACCTACAGTGGATGTACAGCAAGAACAGAGCAAAGAAATGACTTACGATTCTTCTCAGAAGCCTTCAACCAGCAGCTAGATGTCAACATGGAGCCCTTCGGCTATGACCAGCAAGTGCAATACGTCTTTAATGTGACCTCACACAACAGTGGACTTGTGGCTAACTACAGTGAAGTGCAATATAAACACATGTGGCCTGAAGCCAGAGATTTGAGGCCAAGTTATTGGCTGTCCGGCTGGAAGAATCCTTATAGAG GTTTTGATGAAGAACCCAAGAAAAGGAACGGAGGTGGCGGCTTCAGCTTGTTCAAAATTCTCCTCAGTGCTGGAGTGCTCTACTTGGCAGCCAAATGTTTCGGCTGGCTGAGGAACTGCTGCAAGGTGGACTTAAATGAAAACGTCCTCAAGATGATACCATGGAGGACTCCAAGTTATCAGCAGACACACATCATGCTGGATTATGTGTACTAG